A section of the Chryseobacterium ginsenosidimutans genome encodes:
- a CDS encoding DinB family protein: MIKKALLGEFLHEAENTRKILKAIPNNALDWKPSEKNWTTAQLASHIAEVYNWYEGTFNQDVFDMGSYQYDKGDVSKAENIVAKFEENVAKAQNVLENSDENNYFNEWKMEMNGNVIFPPTQKIQVIRGFLFNHLYHHRGELVVYLRSNGNKVPGLYGPTADDKF, translated from the coding sequence ATGATTAAAAAAGCACTTTTGGGTGAATTTTTGCATGAAGCAGAAAACACCCGAAAAATTTTAAAAGCGATCCCTAATAATGCTTTAGATTGGAAACCCTCTGAGAAAAACTGGACAACAGCTCAATTAGCTTCTCACATTGCAGAAGTTTATAATTGGTACGAAGGTACTTTCAATCAAGATGTTTTTGACATGGGATCTTACCAGTATGATAAAGGTGATGTTTCTAAAGCAGAAAATATTGTAGCTAAATTTGAAGAAAATGTAGCCAAAGCACAAAATGTTTTGGAAAATTCTGATGAAAACAATTATTTTAATGAATGGAAAATGGAGATGAACGGAAATGTAATCTTCCCTCCTACCCAGAAAATCCAAGTGATAAGAGGCTTTTTATTTAATCATTTGTATCATCATAGAGGTGAGTTGGTTGTTTATTTGAGATCCAATGGAAATAAAGTTCCCGGATTGTACGGACCGACTGCTGACGATAAGTTTTAA
- a CDS encoding reprolysin-like metallopeptidase → MKKQLSMIGMLLLSGISFAQTDRLWSEGSKKTSSEIFENKSGINNPKIYNLDINGLKNVLAKVPKRLAVGEKSEIIISFPNSEGRMENFKVRENSNFDPQLAAKYPDIKSYVGEGFGDSNSTVYFSVSTLGLSSMEIYGDKSAVFIEPYTKDLSTYVVYRKSDKKDDLNKFECTVIDVAQKGVSNTTNLTARPNADDAKLRTFRLALSSTGEYTAYFGGTKANALAAMNNTMTRVNGVFEKDFSARMVLIANNDAVIYTNASTDPYSAASGMSSWNSQLQSTLTSVIGEANYDIGHLFGASGGGGNAGCIGCVCTNGSKGSGYTSPADAIPSGDNFDIDYVAHEMGHQFGGNHTFSMNNEGTGANVEPGSGSTIMGYAGITSQDIQPHSDAFFHAFSIQQITNNIKAKTCPVSTNTGNSIPTANAGLDYTIPKGTPFMLTGAGTDADGDSLTYVWEQMDNASSSQTGASSAASATKATGPTFRSWTPQTTPVRYFPRMASVLTGATTTAGSEITVEALSNVARTYNFRFTTRDNKAGGSGNNSDDAVITVNGTAGPFSVSSQNSAITYTGGSSQTVTWNVAGTTANGVNAANVDILWSANSGTTWTTLLAGTPNDGTQAVTIPNASTTTGRIMVKGSNHIFFDVNNANITVNAGSGSVDVVAPTAPTLAASGTTSTTTNLSWSGATDAVGVTGYDVYQGASLIGSTASTSYTVTSLTPSTTYSFSVKAKDAAGNVSPSSNTVSVTTLAGSTVTYCSAAATNTADERIGNVKFGTINNTSTGTAGYENFTAVSTNVTKGSAYTISVTPVWTSTVYSEAYAVYIDYNGDGDFADSGELAWSKTGSTTTPATGSITIPSTAAVGNTRMRVMMQYSSVPTSSCGSYTYGQVEDYTLNIVSSGRGEVDTKGLLTDIKLYPNPARDILNISNTTNEDYKIFDMGGKLINSGKLERGSVNVSNLIKGAYMIQVGETSKRFIKN, encoded by the coding sequence ATGAAAAAACAATTATCGATGATTGGGATGCTACTTCTATCAGGCATTTCTTTCGCGCAGACCGATCGTCTTTGGTCTGAAGGATCCAAAAAAACAAGTTCAGAAATTTTTGAAAACAAATCAGGTATTAATAATCCGAAGATTTACAATCTGGATATTAATGGTTTGAAAAATGTTTTGGCAAAAGTTCCAAAAAGATTGGCTGTAGGAGAAAAATCGGAGATTATCATCTCTTTCCCAAACTCTGAAGGAAGAATGGAAAACTTTAAAGTAAGAGAAAATTCCAATTTCGATCCTCAACTGGCAGCAAAATATCCTGATATCAAATCTTATGTAGGCGAAGGTTTCGGAGATTCAAATTCTACTGTTTATTTCAGTGTTTCAACACTTGGTTTGTCATCAATGGAAATTTATGGTGACAAATCTGCAGTTTTCATTGAGCCTTATACAAAAGACCTTTCCACGTATGTAGTTTATAGAAAATCGGATAAAAAAGATGATTTAAATAAATTTGAATGTACAGTAATTGATGTCGCTCAAAAAGGGGTTTCAAATACAACTAATCTTACAGCAAGACCCAATGCGGATGATGCCAAATTAAGAACATTCAGGCTAGCATTATCTTCCACGGGAGAATACACTGCTTATTTCGGAGGAACAAAAGCCAACGCTTTAGCCGCAATGAACAACACAATGACCCGGGTAAACGGGGTTTTTGAAAAAGATTTTTCTGCAAGAATGGTTCTTATTGCTAACAATGATGCTGTAATTTACACCAATGCTTCTACTGACCCATATTCCGCAGCTTCAGGAATGAGCAGTTGGAATTCTCAATTACAATCAACTTTAACCTCAGTAATAGGTGAAGCAAATTACGATATAGGACATTTATTCGGAGCTTCAGGCGGCGGCGGAAACGCGGGCTGTATCGGTTGTGTCTGCACAAATGGATCTAAAGGAAGCGGCTATACTTCTCCGGCAGATGCTATCCCTTCAGGAGACAATTTTGACATCGATTATGTGGCTCACGAAATGGGACATCAGTTCGGTGGAAATCATACATTCTCAATGAATAATGAAGGTACAGGTGCAAACGTAGAACCAGGATCCGGATCAACCATTATGGGATATGCAGGAATTACAAGCCAGGATATTCAACCTCACTCTGATGCTTTCTTCCATGCATTCAGTATTCAGCAGATAACGAATAATATTAAAGCTAAAACCTGCCCGGTAAGCACAAACACAGGAAATTCAATTCCAACAGCAAACGCAGGCTTAGATTATACAATTCCGAAAGGGACGCCTTTTATGTTAACAGGAGCCGGAACAGATGCAGATGGCGATTCTTTAACATATGTCTGGGAGCAAATGGATAATGCTTCCTCTTCGCAAACGGGAGCAAGTTCGGCAGCAAGTGCTACAAAAGCTACAGGGCCAACTTTCAGATCTTGGACGCCACAAACAACGCCTGTAAGATATTTCCCAAGAATGGCTTCGGTTTTAACAGGAGCAACAACAACGGCTGGTTCAGAAATCACTGTTGAAGCTTTATCTAATGTTGCAAGAACTTATAATTTCAGATTTACAACCCGTGATAATAAAGCAGGAGGTTCAGGAAATAATTCCGACGATGCGGTAATCACTGTGAATGGTACTGCAGGACCTTTCAGTGTGAGCTCTCAAAATTCAGCAATAACCTATACAGGCGGAAGTTCTCAAACCGTAACATGGAATGTTGCAGGAACAACAGCAAATGGTGTGAATGCTGCAAATGTAGATATTCTTTGGTCTGCTAATTCAGGAACAACGTGGACTACTCTGCTTGCAGGAACTCCAAACGATGGAACTCAGGCGGTAACAATTCCAAATGCTTCTACTACAACGGGAAGAATTATGGTAAAAGGTTCAAATCATATTTTCTTTGACGTAAACAACGCAAATATTACTGTAAATGCAGGTTCAGGAAGTGTTGATGTAGTTGCTCCTACAGCTCCTACTCTTGCTGCTTCTGGAACAACTTCTACAACTACAAATCTTTCATGGAGTGGCGCTACAGATGCAGTTGGTGTTACAGGTTATGACGTTTATCAAGGAGCCTCATTGATTGGTTCCACGGCTTCAACTTCTTATACTGTAACAAGTTTGACTCCTTCTACAACATATAGTTTCTCTGTAAAAGCAAAAGATGCAGCAGGAAATGTTTCTCCTTCAAGCAATACGGTTTCCGTAACAACTCTTGCAGGAAGTACAGTTACTTATTGTTCAGCAGCAGCAACGAATACAGCTGATGAAAGAATCGGAAACGTGAAATTCGGAACAATCAACAATACTTCAACAGGTACTGCCGGATATGAAAACTTTACTGCAGTTTCTACCAATGTAACAAAAGGTTCTGCTTATACAATTTCTGTAACCCCGGTTTGGACATCAACAGTTTACAGTGAAGCTTACGCAGTGTATATTGATTACAATGGTGATGGAGATTTTGCTGACAGCGGCGAATTGGCTTGGTCAAAAACAGGATCTACAACAACTCCGGCAACAGGATCAATTACTATTCCATCAACTGCAGCTGTTGGTAATACAAGAATGAGAGTTATGATGCAGTATAGTTCTGTTCCTACATCTTCTTGTGGATCTTATACTTACGGACAGGTTGAGGATTATACTTTAAATATTGTTTCCTCAGGAAGAGGGGAAGTTGATACAAAAGGTCTATTAACTGATATTAAATTATACCCAAATCCTGCAAGAGATATTTTAAATATTTCAAATACGACGAATGAAGATTATAAAATCTTCGATATGGGTGGAAAACTAATCAACTCCGGAAAACTTGAAAGAGGTTCTGTAAATGTAAGTAATCTTATTAAAGGTGCTTATATGATCCAGGTTGGAGAAACCTCTAAGAGATTTATTAAAAACTAA
- a CDS encoding nucleoside triphosphate pyrophosphohydrolase family protein, with protein MDKIDSLNQVAEFHTTFKAPILDTPQIPSPERCNLRVELLQEELNELKQAIADNDIVEIADALCDLQYVLSGAALEFGLGSKFVELFNEVQRSNMSKACDNEEQAQETVEFYKEKGVESFYEKSGEKFNVYRKADHKVLKNKYYSPADLKTIIEK; from the coding sequence ATGGATAAAATTGACAGTCTGAACCAAGTAGCAGAATTCCACACAACTTTTAAAGCCCCTATTTTAGATACTCCACAGATACCTTCACCAGAGAGATGTAATCTTAGAGTTGAACTTTTACAGGAAGAATTAAATGAGTTAAAACAAGCGATTGCTGATAATGATATTGTTGAAATTGCCGATGCATTGTGCGATTTGCAATATGTTTTGAGTGGTGCAGCTCTCGAATTCGGACTTGGCAGTAAATTTGTAGAGTTGTTCAACGAAGTTCAGCGTTCCAATATGTCCAAAGCTTGTGATAATGAAGAGCAGGCACAGGAAACTGTTGAATTTTATAAAGAAAAAGGCGTAGAATCATTTTACGAAAAGTCCGGAGAAAAGTTTAATGTATATAGAAAAGCTGATCATAAAGTTTTAAAAAACAAATACTACTCTCCTGCCGATTTGAAGACAATTATCGAAAAATAA
- a CDS encoding TlpA family protein disulfide reductase → MKKITNIIAVSALLLVNQQLSAQKVVVNREVETTNDGKMLLGTQTKDQFTKAPYADWYVKEHDEYAIDQKAVDQLKKDKINSYNLIVFMGTWCEDSHRDFPRLMKILEELKYPENKLTIIAVNRKKESPSGEEGLYNIQKVPTIIVQKYGKEIGRIIEMPTTGYIERDLIEILKKDDQSVIKEIFSK, encoded by the coding sequence ATGAAAAAAATTACAAATATTATTGCTGTTTCAGCATTACTTCTGGTAAACCAACAACTTAGTGCTCAAAAAGTAGTGGTGAATCGTGAAGTTGAAACCACAAACGATGGCAAAATGCTTTTGGGAACTCAGACCAAAGATCAGTTTACAAAAGCACCTTATGCAGATTGGTACGTGAAAGAACACGACGAATATGCAATTGATCAAAAAGCTGTGGATCAGCTCAAAAAAGATAAAATCAATTCATATAATCTGATAGTTTTCATGGGAACGTGGTGTGAAGACAGCCACAGGGATTTTCCAAGATTAATGAAGATTTTGGAAGAACTGAAATATCCGGAAAATAAGCTGACAATTATTGCTGTAAACCGTAAAAAAGAATCGCCTTCCGGTGAAGAAGGTCTTTATAACATTCAGAAAGTTCCTACGATCATTGTTCAGAAATACGGTAAAGAAATCGGAAGAATCATAGAAATGCCTACCACTGGATATATTGAAAGAGATCTGATTGAAATTTTGAAGAAAGACGACCAATCTGTAATTAAAGAAATTTTTAGCAAATAA
- a CDS encoding DUF4230 domain-containing protein, with translation MNKMVVLEQNSSAMQKTKMGYEVFGKEVSSNSIITYTKTTAQVSYDLNKMKMEVDSINKKLIITELPDADIRITPSVEIQSLDDSFFNRISEKDIKNVTQKAKETATKSVDQNNLRTEGRKQLMENLNNIFVLAKALNYTIEDKTGKIGILGL, from the coding sequence ATGAATAAAATGGTGGTTTTGGAGCAGAATTCTTCTGCAATGCAAAAAACCAAAATGGGCTACGAGGTTTTCGGAAAAGAAGTTTCAAGCAACAGTATTATTACATATACAAAAACGACTGCGCAGGTTTCTTACGATCTTAATAAAATGAAGATGGAAGTAGATTCTATCAATAAGAAATTAATTATTACAGAATTACCTGATGCAGACATCAGAATCACGCCAAGCGTCGAGATCCAATCTTTAGATGATTCATTTTTTAACAGAATTTCTGAAAAAGACATTAAAAATGTTACCCAAAAAGCTAAAGAAACTGCCACAAAATCAGTTGACCAGAATAACTTGAGAACTGAAGGCCGCAAACAGTTGATGGAAAATCTTAATAATATTTTCGTTTTGGCAAAGGCTTTGAATTATACAATAGAAGATAAAACCGGAAAAATCGGTATTCTTGGACTGTAG